Proteins encoded by one window of Monoglobus pectinilyticus:
- the cas7c gene encoding type I-C CRISPR-associated protein Cas7/Csd2 yields MSTLQNKIDFAVVFSVNKANPNGDPLDGNRPRINYDGYGEVSDVCLKRKIRNRLQDLGEKIFVQSNERKDDGFDSLHERADACEELKAIKKDVDKYAETACKEWIDVRSFGQVFAFKGDNLSVGVRGPVTVQTAVSIKPIDVTSMQITKSVNSASGKAKASDTMGSKHRVDFGVYKFFGSINVQLAEKTGFTEEDAEQIKKALCTLFENDCSSARPDGSMEILKVYWWKHNCKAGQYSSATVHRSLKVVVSGEGKSLADYSISVEPLSGLEAEEFNGI; encoded by the coding sequence ATGAGCACTTTACAAAACAAAATTGATTTTGCTGTGGTATTTTCAGTTAACAAAGCCAACCCTAACGGAGACCCGCTCGACGGGAACAGACCGAGAATAAATTATGACGGATACGGCGAGGTATCAGACGTCTGCCTTAAAAGAAAAATCAGAAACCGTCTCCAAGACCTGGGAGAAAAAATATTTGTACAATCTAATGAAAGAAAAGACGACGGCTTTGACAGCCTCCACGAACGCGCCGACGCGTGCGAAGAATTAAAAGCAATAAAAAAAGACGTTGATAAATATGCAGAAACCGCCTGCAAAGAATGGATAGACGTTCGCAGTTTCGGACAAGTGTTTGCGTTTAAAGGCGACAATCTATCAGTTGGAGTCAGAGGGCCTGTAACAGTCCAAACCGCGGTGAGCATTAAACCTATAGACGTTACAAGCATGCAGATAACCAAAAGCGTAAACAGTGCGTCCGGAAAAGCAAAAGCGTCAGACACAATGGGCTCAAAACACAGGGTTGATTTCGGAGTATACAAATTTTTCGGCAGCATTAATGTTCAGCTTGCTGAAAAGACAGGCTTTACCGAGGAGGACGCCGAGCAGATTAAAAAGGCTCTCTGCACCCTGTTTGAAAACGATTGCTCATCAGCAAGACCTGACGGCAGTATGGAAATTTTAAAGGTATACTGGTGGAAACATAACTGCAAAGCAGGGCAATACTCATCCGCCACAGTACACAGGAGTTTAAAAGTAGTTGTCAGCGGCGAAGGCAAGTCGCTTGCGGATTATTCTATATCAGTTGAACCTCTTAGCGGTCTTGAAGCGGAGGAGTTTAATGGAATATAA